AACGCGTTGTTTACACTTTTAAGCCATAGAAATGATCCAGCAATTTTTCGTATGGCGTTAGATCGTCAATGCCCTTGTGGGGCTTGACCGTGTTGTAAAAGTTGATGAAGCGCAGCAGGCTGAAATGGCGGTTCTTACGATCTTTGAACGTCTCCTGCTGATGCCACATCTCCATGATTGTGCGGATAACACGCTCGGCTTTGCCGTTGGTCTGGGGCCGGCTGATCCGCGTAAACTTCTGGCCGATACCGAGTTCGTTACAAGCCTTGACGAAAGCATGTTCGCCAGTGCCTTTAAATTCTTTGCCGTTGTCTGAGTAGGTGTATTCGATGGTGTAAGGGCATTCATCGACCACCTGACGCAGAAAGAGTTCGGCACTGTGTTGTGTCTTGTCCGGGAATACCCCTGCATAGAGTTCCCGGGAATAATCATCAATGGCGACGAACAGATACTCGCGTGGCAGCGTCTGATCTTCGCCCTTGATC
The sequence above is a segment of the Desulfuromonas sp. KJ2020 genome. Coding sequences within it:
- a CDS encoding integrase core domain-containing protein yields the protein LKRLAKVERELEEKRKREARRYNKSYPGELVHFDSKRLPLIKGEDQTLPREYLFVAIDDYSRELYAGVFPDKTQHSAELFLRQVVDECPYTIEYTYSDNGKEFKGTGEHAFVKACNELGIGQKFTRISRPQTNGKAERVIRTIMEMWHQQETFKDRKNRHFSLLRFINFYNTVKPHKGIDDLTPYEKLLDHFYGLKV